Proteins encoded together in one Terriglobales bacterium window:
- a CDS encoding Fe-S-containing protein gives MIDAFIITLREGVEAALIVGITVAYLAKINRPELRRVVYAALASAVVGSIGAAVIVSRFNLNQDIFEGWVMLVAAFFVVTMVIFMMKTARSLKGKIEGKVGLLADRGSQVGLFLFVFLMVLREGVETVLILSAVTLNSTELMSVIGTLLGVAMAVVFYVMFVKGSVRINLGKFFRVTSVILFFVALQLVISGLHELSENGVLPSSKREMALIGPIVRNDVFFFVTILALAALMVLFEVQRRAPVPAAVSGAERRKAMWSARRERLWMVSVYTSSFLFIMLVTAEFIYAKSTTSLSPATEVTFANGEARIPLAQLADGDLHRYVATENGVPVRFWLYRKPDGNVATVLDACEICGGVGFTKGPHGIVCKNCAAPVNPQTVGQPGGCNPIPLKATVTADRVVIQESEVAAGARHFLK, from the coding sequence GTGATAGACGCCTTCATAATTACGCTGCGTGAGGGAGTGGAGGCGGCGCTTATTGTTGGCATCACAGTCGCCTACCTCGCCAAAATCAACCGGCCGGAGTTGCGCCGGGTGGTCTACGCCGCTTTAGCTTCAGCCGTTGTGGGCAGCATCGGCGCAGCGGTGATTGTCTCCCGCTTTAACCTCAACCAGGACATTTTTGAAGGTTGGGTCATGCTGGTGGCTGCGTTCTTCGTGGTAACCATGGTGATCTTCATGATGAAGACCGCCCGCAGCCTAAAAGGCAAGATCGAAGGAAAAGTTGGTCTGCTCGCAGACCGGGGCTCGCAAGTAGGATTGTTCCTGTTTGTCTTCCTGATGGTTTTGCGCGAGGGGGTTGAAACGGTCCTTATTCTTTCCGCGGTCACGCTGAATTCAACCGAGCTGATGAGCGTCATCGGAACCCTGCTGGGTGTGGCGATGGCCGTGGTCTTCTACGTGATGTTCGTGAAGGGTTCAGTTCGCATCAACCTGGGCAAGTTTTTCCGCGTCACCAGCGTGATCCTGTTCTTTGTAGCGCTGCAACTGGTGATCTCCGGACTACACGAGCTTTCGGAGAATGGCGTGCTGCCCTCGAGCAAGCGTGAAATGGCGCTGATCGGGCCGATCGTGCGCAACGATGTTTTCTTCTTCGTAACCATTCTGGCTCTGGCGGCGCTGATGGTGCTCTTCGAAGTGCAGCGGCGCGCGCCGGTGCCGGCTGCTGTTTCAGGAGCCGAGCGGCGCAAGGCCATGTGGAGCGCGCGGCGCGAACGGCTATGGATGGTTTCCGTGTACACCAGTTCTTTTCTTTTCATCATGCTGGTGACAGCGGAATTCATTTACGCCAAGAGCACCACTTCCCTCTCGCCTGCCACCGAGGTTACTTTCGCGAATGGTGAAGCGCGCATTCCGCTCGCGCAACTTGCCGACGGCGATCTGCACCGCTACGTGGCGACAGAGAATGGTGTGCCTGTACGTTTCTGGCTGTATCGCAAACCTGACGGCAATGTCGCGACCGTGTTGGACGCCTGCGAGATTTGCGGCGGCGTGGGCTTCACCAAAGGTCCGCACGGGATAGTCTGCAAGAACTGCGCGGCGCCGGTTAATCCGCAGACTGTCGGCCAGCCAGGAGGCTGCAATCCCATCCCGCTCAAGGCCACGGTGACTGCCGACAGGGTGGTGATCCAGGAGTCAGAGGTGGCAGCCGGCGCTCGCCATTTCCTGAAATAA
- a CDS encoding PQQ-binding-like beta-propeller repeat protein: MTALLGWSPDTATKAGDVNEARVISDTTEGNNWLINGRTFDEQHFSPLKEITDKNIGKLGLAWVLDIDSGMGVVAEPIVVDGVIYMSEPLSRVDAVDAATGKLLWRFDPKIRLNLAINGSYSARVNAGVAVWDGKVFVGTGDCRLIAIDAASAKQLWEATVCDPTQTGITGAPHIAKGKVLMGYNGSDDGVRGSLAAYDAETGKEAWRFWTVPGDPAKGFENKALEMAAKTWSGDEWWKIGGGDVWNAITYDAETNLVIFGTAGAGVDYGELSRIKVSGDKLFAGCIIAVNADTGEYAWHFQTSAPGMQTENNHIMLADLVINGEKRHVAMTVPKNGFFYVLDAKTGKLISAKPLVNTTWAKSVDLKTGRPVEIPRSAGGGKQWTVHNWWPMSYNSLTGLVYVPTTDRGATAKTVESGESMKGLVGRLMAWDPVRQSARWSAEEQIATNGGVISTAGNLVFQGQGTGEFAAYAADSGRKVWSVKTGSAIESIPVTFTVKGEQYVVVPVGWGSGSRLFAPASTMATPQSKRGPVRLLAFKLGATMPFPTPADIVPPVPKPPPQTASKEVIRKGEMLYGKFVCDGCHSPGTDGSGAWTLNGAVPDLRYAPADVHRDWYPIVLGGSHWDQGMPGFANPPKFAFPSAKMTVEDADAIHAYVIDQSWKAYRGEQAKAHTKRENY, from the coding sequence ATGACGGCCCTCTTGGGCTGGTCGCCGGACACAGCCACCAAAGCCGGCGATGTGAACGAGGCCAGAGTGATTTCGGATACCACCGAGGGGAACAACTGGCTAATCAACGGGCGCACTTTCGACGAGCAGCATTTCAGTCCCCTGAAAGAGATCACCGATAAAAATATTGGCAAATTGGGTTTGGCCTGGGTCCTGGACATTGACAGCGGAATGGGCGTAGTCGCAGAGCCGATCGTCGTAGATGGCGTGATTTATATGAGCGAACCACTCTCCCGAGTGGATGCGGTGGATGCGGCGACCGGAAAATTACTGTGGCGATTCGATCCCAAGATTCGATTGAACTTAGCGATTAACGGTTCCTACTCGGCGCGAGTCAATGCCGGAGTGGCGGTGTGGGACGGCAAAGTTTTTGTCGGCACGGGCGATTGCCGGTTGATTGCCATAGATGCGGCTTCGGCAAAGCAATTGTGGGAGGCGACGGTTTGCGATCCGACACAGACCGGGATCACGGGGGCGCCTCATATCGCCAAAGGCAAAGTCTTGATGGGCTACAACGGTTCAGATGACGGCGTGCGCGGCTCTCTGGCTGCCTACGACGCCGAGACGGGAAAAGAAGCATGGCGCTTCTGGACGGTGCCCGGAGATCCTGCAAAAGGATTTGAGAACAAAGCCCTCGAAATGGCCGCCAAGACGTGGTCGGGTGACGAATGGTGGAAGATCGGCGGCGGTGACGTTTGGAATGCAATCACTTACGATGCCGAGACCAATCTGGTGATTTTCGGAACGGCCGGCGCAGGAGTGGATTACGGCGAGCTGTCACGCATCAAGGTGAGCGGGGACAAGCTGTTCGCGGGCTGCATCATTGCCGTAAATGCGGACACGGGTGAATACGCCTGGCATTTTCAGACCAGCGCTCCGGGCATGCAGACAGAGAACAACCACATCATGCTGGCCGATTTGGTCATAAACGGCGAGAAGCGGCACGTGGCCATGACGGTTCCGAAGAACGGCTTCTTCTACGTACTGGATGCGAAAACCGGAAAGCTGATTTCGGCGAAGCCGCTGGTGAACACGACCTGGGCCAAGTCGGTTGATTTAAAGACCGGGCGTCCGGTCGAAATCCCGCGATCGGCCGGCGGCGGAAAACAATGGACTGTCCACAACTGGTGGCCGATGAGCTACAACTCGCTGACGGGGCTGGTGTACGTCCCGACTACCGATCGAGGAGCGACAGCCAAAACAGTGGAATCGGGTGAGAGCATGAAGGGCCTGGTTGGCAGGCTCATGGCCTGGGACCCGGTGCGGCAGTCTGCACGCTGGTCGGCAGAAGAACAAATCGCGACTAACGGCGGGGTGATCTCGACGGCGGGCAATCTGGTGTTTCAAGGGCAAGGCACCGGCGAATTCGCTGCTTATGCGGCCGACAGCGGGAGAAAAGTTTGGTCGGTCAAGACGGGGTCGGCGATCGAGTCGATTCCCGTGACTTTTACCGTCAAGGGTGAACAGTACGTGGTGGTTCCGGTGGGATGGGGGTCAGGATCGAGACTGTTCGCTCCGGCCAGCACCATGGCGACCCCGCAATCGAAGCGTGGGCCGGTGCGATTGCTGGCTTTTAAGTTAGGCGCGACCATGCCCTTCCCAACCCCGGCTGATATCGTTCCGCCGGTGCCGAAACCGCCGCCGCAAACCGCGAGCAAAGAAGTGATCCGCAAAGGCGAGATGCTTTATGGAAAATTCGTTTGTGATGGATGTCACTCGCCGGGAACCGACGGAAGCGGCGCCTGGACGCTCAACGGAGCGGTGCCGGACCTGCGCTATGCGCCCGCCGATGTTCACCGCGATTGGTATCCCATTGTGCTAGGCGGCAGCCACTGGGACCAGGGAATGCCGGGTTTTGCGAATCCTCCCAAGTTCGCATTTCCCAGCGCGAAAATGACGGTGGAAGACGCGGATGCGATCCATGCGTATGTGATTGACCAATCGTGGAAGGCTTACAGAGGTGAGCAAGCGAAAGCTCACACTAAGAGGGAGAACTATTAG
- a CDS encoding SprT-like domain-containing protein, which translates to MSDKLLLIFQESYRDLRPRAPMPEIVVEFFAFANINNTIRLRRDRLLVRLSDLLEGAPEAVVRAIAHILLAKMYRKPIERAHATRYRKYISSHEISKKANLLRQLRGRKQIHSARGHVYDLDEIFEELNRRYFYGLMARPQLTWSRDHARNSLGHYDPAHNTIVISRVFDHARVPRHAVEYILYHEMLHLKHPVKLRGSRRCVHSAEFQAEEKMFPHLEQAKEFLKRL; encoded by the coding sequence TTGTCCGATAAGCTCCTCTTAATTTTCCAGGAAAGCTACCGTGATCTGCGTCCGCGGGCGCCGATGCCGGAAATCGTGGTGGAGTTCTTCGCGTTCGCCAACATCAATAACACCATCCGGCTGCGCAGGGACAGGCTGCTGGTGCGACTTTCTGACCTGTTGGAAGGCGCTCCGGAGGCGGTTGTACGGGCGATTGCGCATATTCTCCTGGCGAAGATGTATCGCAAGCCGATTGAGCGGGCACACGCCACCCGTTACCGGAAATACATTTCAAGTCACGAAATCAGCAAGAAGGCGAATTTGCTGCGGCAGCTGCGCGGGCGCAAGCAGATTCACTCCGCCCGCGGGCATGTTTATGACCTGGATGAGATCTTCGAAGAGCTGAACCGGCGTTACTTCTACGGACTGATGGCACGTCCGCAACTCACCTGGAGCCGCGATCACGCGCGCAACAGCCTGGGGCACTACGATCCGGCGCACAACACCATTGTGATCAGTCGCGTCTTCGACCATGCCCGGGTCCCGCGACATGCGGTGGAGTACATTCTGTATCACGAGATGCTGCACTTGAAGCATCCCGTCAAATTGCGCGGAAGCCGGCGCTGTGTGCATTCCGCGGAATTTCAGGCCGAAGAGAAGATGTTCCCTCACCTGGAGCAAGCCAAGGAGTTTCTGAAGCGTCTTTGA
- a CDS encoding tetratricopeptide repeat protein → MGAGKQFVLYLAAGMLLAEAGAIAQNTGRTVRRHRVAAESAANPPELVQAEAALDKNDYSGAEPLLKQVVERDAGNYRAWFDLGYVYTATNRNQEAIAAYRKSVGAKPDVFESNLNLGLSLIKANNPEAEQYLRNATQLKPSAQPEREMERAWLSLGKVIESTKPREAVEAYLEAAKAQPKDPEPHLSAGAVLERQNDFGGAEREYKQAALLSPNAAEPLAGLVNVYIKSRRLPEAEEALRRYLVTQRKDGQAHIQLGHVLEAQGKHEESISELEQGIAITPDDADAARELASAYENAAKYEKAEALYRSLLQRHGDDPALHFGLASALIRQYKYVDAEPELLATLKLKPDFSAAYGDLAVTAAENKNYELALKALDARARFLPENPGTYFLRATTLDHLKMFKPAAENYRQFLALSDGKNPEQEWQARHRLIAIDPKGQSAPKRKSAAK, encoded by the coding sequence ATGGGCGCAGGTAAACAGTTCGTGCTGTATCTGGCGGCGGGGATGCTGCTCGCGGAAGCGGGAGCTATAGCGCAGAACACCGGCAGGACGGTGCGAAGGCATCGAGTAGCGGCGGAGAGCGCGGCCAATCCTCCGGAATTGGTACAGGCGGAAGCTGCCCTGGATAAGAACGACTATTCCGGAGCCGAGCCGCTGCTGAAGCAAGTAGTGGAGCGTGACGCCGGCAACTATCGTGCCTGGTTTGACTTGGGATATGTCTACACCGCTACCAACCGGAACCAGGAGGCGATCGCGGCCTATCGCAAATCGGTAGGCGCAAAGCCGGATGTATTTGAGTCGAATTTGAACCTGGGCCTGTCGCTGATCAAGGCCAACAATCCAGAGGCCGAGCAGTATTTGCGTAACGCCACTCAGTTGAAGCCCTCCGCGCAGCCGGAACGTGAAATGGAGCGGGCCTGGCTCTCGCTGGGCAAGGTGATTGAATCCACCAAGCCCCGCGAAGCCGTAGAGGCGTATCTCGAAGCGGCTAAGGCTCAGCCCAAAGATCCGGAGCCACATCTTTCTGCGGGCGCGGTGTTAGAACGGCAGAACGACTTCGGAGGCGCAGAGCGAGAATACAAGCAGGCGGCCTTATTATCCCCCAATGCCGCAGAGCCTTTAGCGGGATTAGTAAACGTTTACATAAAGTCAAGACGCCTGCCGGAGGCGGAAGAAGCTCTGCGCCGCTATTTGGTGACGCAGCGAAAAGACGGACAAGCTCACATCCAGTTGGGCCATGTGCTTGAGGCACAAGGCAAGCACGAGGAATCAATTTCGGAACTCGAGCAAGGCATTGCCATAACGCCCGACGACGCTGATGCGGCGCGCGAGCTCGCGTCTGCTTACGAAAATGCGGCCAAGTATGAGAAAGCCGAGGCGCTGTACCGTTCTCTCCTGCAAAGACACGGTGATGATCCGGCTCTGCATTTTGGTTTGGCATCGGCTTTGATTCGCCAATATAAATACGTCGATGCTGAGCCTGAATTGCTAGCGACATTGAAACTCAAGCCGGACTTCTCTGCTGCTTACGGGGACCTTGCAGTCACGGCGGCGGAAAACAAGAATTACGAGCTGGCGCTGAAGGCCCTGGATGCACGCGCCCGTTTTCTTCCGGAGAATCCCGGAACCTATTTTCTTCGCGCCACCACGCTGGACCATTTGAAAATGTTCAAACCAGCCGCGGAAAACTATCGTCAGTTTCTGGCGCTTTCGGATGGCAAGAACCCGGAGCAGGAATGGCAGGCAAGGCACCGGCTGATCGCCATTGATCCTAAAGGACAATCAGCCCCCAAGAGAAAGTCGGCAGCGAAATGA
- a CDS encoding ABC transporter permease — MFGRLLFESFRRQQRRKLLAGVAIALGVSVATAIIAVATDIGDKINRELRGYGANLVITPQADTLDVEIGGVNLKPPSDGAFLSEADLPKIKGTFWRNNILGFAPLLPVRVKLKATGHEQDVELLGTYFNKQLKYGQDTFTSGVTKTNSWWRVNGAWPDDNSHDVLLGERLAERVAVSAGGTVDINGSNTRVAGVLSSGGAEDEQIVAPLAMAQEIIGHPGAVRRVYVSALTKPEDAFARRDPRTLAGPTFDRWYCSPYARSIAYQLGEAIPHSHVEQIRQVAQTEGTVLARIKGLMLLVTLAALLASGLAVSAAMATALFERRSEVGLMKALGAAHRSVAALFFAEAALLALLGGGVGFFSGGILAREIGRSIFGSQISVQPVLLPVILAIAALVTFGGSAIAVRRAVRVDPAIVLRGDA; from the coding sequence GTGTTCGGTCGGCTCCTTTTCGAATCCTTTCGGCGGCAGCAGCGCCGCAAATTGCTCGCCGGAGTCGCCATTGCGCTGGGGGTCTCGGTGGCGACGGCCATCATTGCAGTGGCCACTGACATCGGAGACAAAATCAACCGCGAGCTGCGCGGCTATGGCGCCAACCTGGTCATTACTCCGCAGGCGGACACCCTGGATGTGGAAATCGGCGGGGTCAACCTCAAGCCGCCCAGCGATGGAGCTTTTCTCAGCGAAGCAGACCTCCCCAAAATCAAAGGAACGTTCTGGCGAAATAATATTCTGGGTTTTGCGCCCCTGCTGCCGGTGCGCGTAAAACTCAAAGCCACGGGTCATGAGCAGGATGTCGAGCTGCTGGGAACTTATTTCAACAAGCAACTCAAGTATGGGCAAGATACCTTCACCTCGGGGGTGACCAAGACCAATTCCTGGTGGAGAGTCAATGGCGCCTGGCCGGATGACAATTCTCACGACGTGCTCCTCGGCGAGCGCCTGGCGGAGCGGGTCGCAGTCAGCGCGGGTGGGACGGTCGATATAAATGGAAGCAACACCCGTGTTGCTGGCGTGCTTTCAAGCGGAGGCGCAGAGGATGAACAGATTGTGGCGCCACTCGCCATGGCGCAGGAGATCATCGGTCACCCTGGAGCAGTGCGGCGGGTCTATGTCAGTGCATTGACCAAGCCAGAAGACGCATTTGCCCGCCGCGATCCAAGAACCCTCGCCGGTCCCACTTTCGATCGCTGGTATTGCTCCCCATACGCGCGTTCAATCGCCTATCAACTCGGCGAAGCGATCCCCCATTCGCACGTGGAGCAAATCCGCCAGGTAGCGCAAACCGAAGGTACGGTATTGGCTCGCATCAAGGGACTGATGCTGCTGGTTACCTTGGCGGCGTTGCTGGCGTCGGGGCTGGCAGTTTCCGCGGCCATGGCTACCGCGCTGTTTGAACGCCGCAGCGAAGTTGGGTTGATGAAGGCTTTGGGCGCGGCGCACCGGTCCGTGGCGGCCCTGTTCTTTGCTGAAGCGGCCTTGCTGGCGCTGCTGGGAGGGGGCGTGGGCTTCTTCTCTGGCGGCATTCTGGCGCGTGAAATTGGCCGCAGCATCTTTGGATCGCAAATCTCAGTCCAACCGGTTCTCTTGCCTGTCATTCTGGCCATTGCCGCGCTGGTGACATTCGGCGGAAGCGCAATCGCAGTTCGCCGCGCGGTGCGGGTTGATCCGGCAATCGTGCTGCGAGGCGACGCATGA
- a CDS encoding GNAT family N-acetyltransferase, translated as MVKIRIARSAEEMDSFRPLWERLEKSNSCTLFQSFAWNRLVASRFPAREDPYVVCAESDSGAAIIPAAIADYGLTLLGEALFDYRDVLHLGDPEVLRRAWQELARLRLPLFFTALRGATRRSPWDDLRPQPFVNAPCVLLSDVGNAEQFAANHNRLGRCRRRLERQGVHFSRQNAPSPESLRHVYQLKADQLPGSLFRDPARLSFITAAANLDPTSCDLYTLRRDECLVAALVTFRDGPTRRFYTIYYDHQWAHFSPGVVLLFEATRQSLAEGLDCDYMTGEQPHKARLATSTVPLFRVEATCESLAMFSGLEEQPVPELAA; from the coding sequence TTGGTCAAAATCAGAATCGCACGCTCGGCGGAGGAGATGGATTCCTTCCGTCCTCTCTGGGAGCGTCTTGAGAAATCCAACTCCTGCACTTTATTCCAAAGCTTCGCCTGGAACCGGCTGGTCGCAAGCAGGTTTCCCGCTCGCGAAGACCCCTACGTAGTGTGCGCGGAAAGCGATTCCGGCGCCGCCATCATTCCGGCCGCCATTGCCGACTACGGGCTCACGCTGCTCGGCGAAGCCCTTTTTGATTATCGTGACGTGCTCCATTTAGGTGATCCCGAAGTGCTGCGGCGTGCTTGGCAGGAGTTAGCCCGATTGCGCCTGCCCCTGTTCTTCACCGCGCTTCGTGGCGCGACCAGGCGCAGCCCCTGGGACGATCTCCGGCCCCAGCCATTCGTCAATGCGCCTTGCGTGCTGCTCAGCGATGTGGGAAATGCAGAGCAGTTCGCGGCCAATCACAACCGTCTGGGCCGGTGTCGCCGTCGGCTGGAGCGGCAAGGTGTCCATTTCTCTCGTCAGAACGCACCCTCGCCAGAGAGCTTGCGGCACGTTTATCAGCTAAAAGCTGACCAGCTTCCTGGCAGCCTCTTCCGCGATCCGGCGCGCCTCAGCTTCATCACTGCGGCGGCGAATCTGGACCCGACGAGTTGCGATCTTTACACTCTACGTCGCGATGAGTGCCTTGTGGCCGCTCTGGTTACCTTCCGCGATGGACCGACCCGCCGTTTCTACACCATCTACTACGATCACCAGTGGGCCCACTTCTCGCCCGGTGTAGTGCTGTTATTCGAGGCTACTCGTCAGTCGCTGGCCGAGGGCCTGGACTGTGATTACATGACGGGCGAACAACCCCACAAAGCTCGCCTAGCCACCTCAACCGTGCCTCTCTTCCGAGTCGAGGCCACCTGCGAAAGCCTCGCCATGTTTAGCGGCCTTGAAGAGCAGCCGGTCCCCGAGCTGGCAGCCTGA
- the uvrA gene encoding excinuclease ABC subunit UvrA yields MSTDSIVVRGARVHNLKNIDFEIPHNTLTVVTGVSGSGKSSLAFDTVYAEGQRRYVESLSAYARQFLERIEKPDADVIDGIAPAVAIRQKNTTRNPRSTVATATEIYDYLRLLFARVGRTYCLQCGAEVKKDTVDEVAEAILRLDEGTRLNVLFPLESRAPVPSSEKTSEKRHRRKATREQSAAEADVLKARLFELRKRGFNRLYQDGQVFEFSTPESLLEINFNKPVFILADRLTVSADARSRIVDAVESCYRESGEVIFETAPRDDKPSERFRFAQRFECKRCNLRYEEPEPRLFSFNNPYGACPRCQGFGNTIDFDLDLVIPDKSRTLAEGAIEPWTKPKYRPLFTELKRFAKQRDIPLDIPWEHLDPDLQQVVIEGEGRYGGIRGFFAHLERKKYKLHVRVFLSRYRGYSTCATCGGARLRPEARQVRIAGKNICEVCSMTVEAATRFFSGLELSRQESEIADKILEELRERLRFLNDVGLEYLTLDRLSSTLSGGEAQRIQLATSLGSRLVGTLYVLDEPSIGLHSRDTHRLIHILQSLRDLGNTILVVEHDPEIMRASDTILDLGPGAGEHGGKVVASGTYDQIRRMSHSLTGRYLGGELRIQLPNVRRKPGPQQIKIRGARAHNLKNLDVTIPLGMVVAVTGVSGSGKSTLVHDVLYRALAAAKKTGNGSGPEVGSVERVEGAEFIDDVVLVDQSPIGRTPRSNPVTYIKAFDAIRDLFASLPESKKRGFSAGHFSFNIPGGRCDTCEGDGTVTVEMQFLADVELVCEECKGTRYKPQVLDIRYRGKNIHEVLNLTVKEALQFFATVPKITEKLRVLEEVGLGYLRLGQSATTLSGGEAQRMKLAAHLQPRTLLRSMPESSRKRHRVLYIFDEPTTGLHFDDVSKLLAAFRRLIDAGGSVLVIEHNLDVIKTADWVIDLGPEGGDRGGELVAVGTPETIVKNSKSYTGKWLARVLNGSSVSGGNGRR; encoded by the coding sequence ATGTCAACCGACAGCATTGTTGTTCGTGGGGCCCGGGTCCATAACCTCAAGAACATTGATTTTGAAATTCCGCACAACACCCTAACGGTGGTGACCGGAGTCTCCGGCTCAGGGAAATCCTCGCTCGCCTTTGACACCGTTTACGCCGAAGGCCAGCGGCGCTATGTGGAGTCGCTCTCGGCGTACGCGCGGCAGTTCCTGGAGCGCATTGAGAAACCTGACGCCGACGTAATTGATGGCATCGCACCGGCGGTCGCTATCCGCCAGAAAAACACGACGCGCAATCCCCGTTCCACGGTCGCGACGGCGACGGAGATTTACGACTACCTGCGGCTGCTGTTTGCGCGCGTCGGCCGGACGTATTGTCTGCAATGCGGCGCCGAAGTAAAGAAAGATACCGTTGACGAGGTCGCCGAGGCCATCCTGCGGTTGGATGAAGGCACACGGCTGAATGTGCTGTTTCCATTGGAGTCGCGGGCGCCAGTTCCCTCCTCTGAAAAGACTTCAGAAAAACGTCACCGGCGCAAAGCCACCCGTGAGCAAAGCGCCGCTGAGGCCGATGTGCTCAAGGCCCGGTTATTTGAACTGCGCAAGCGTGGATTCAATCGCTTGTATCAGGATGGGCAAGTGTTTGAGTTCTCCACGCCGGAGTCGCTGTTGGAGATTAATTTCAACAAACCAGTCTTTATTTTGGCGGACCGGCTGACAGTCTCGGCGGATGCACGATCGCGAATTGTGGACGCGGTTGAAAGCTGCTATCGGGAATCCGGTGAAGTCATCTTTGAAACAGCGCCGCGCGATGATAAGCCGTCTGAGCGCTTTCGCTTTGCGCAACGGTTTGAGTGCAAGCGTTGCAATCTGCGCTACGAAGAGCCGGAGCCACGGCTGTTCTCGTTCAACAACCCCTACGGCGCATGTCCCCGCTGCCAGGGTTTCGGGAACACCATTGATTTCGATCTGGACCTGGTCATTCCTGACAAGAGCCGTACCCTGGCCGAGGGTGCGATTGAGCCCTGGACCAAGCCGAAGTACCGGCCTCTCTTCACCGAGCTAAAACGCTTTGCCAAACAGCGGGACATTCCGCTGGATATCCCCTGGGAGCACCTAGACCCCGATCTGCAGCAGGTAGTGATCGAAGGCGAGGGACGCTATGGTGGCATTCGCGGCTTCTTTGCTCACCTGGAACGCAAGAAATACAAGCTGCACGTACGGGTGTTCTTGAGCCGGTATCGCGGATATTCAACCTGCGCGACCTGCGGCGGGGCACGGCTGCGGCCAGAGGCGCGCCAGGTGCGGATTGCAGGGAAAAACATCTGCGAAGTTTGCAGTATGACCGTGGAAGCAGCGACCCGATTTTTCTCTGGGTTGGAGCTGAGCCGACAGGAAAGCGAGATTGCCGACAAAATACTGGAAGAGCTAAGGGAGCGATTGCGCTTCCTGAACGATGTCGGGCTCGAGTATTTAACCCTCGACCGGCTGTCGTCCACGCTCTCGGGAGGCGAGGCGCAGCGAATTCAGCTGGCGACCTCGCTCGGCTCGCGTCTGGTGGGAACACTGTACGTGCTCGACGAGCCTTCAATTGGGCTACACAGCCGTGATACGCACCGGCTGATTCATATACTGCAGAGTCTTCGGGACCTGGGAAACACAATTTTGGTGGTGGAGCACGATCCCGAGATCATGCGCGCCTCCGACACCATTCTGGATCTGGGGCCAGGAGCAGGCGAGCACGGCGGCAAAGTCGTGGCCAGCGGAACCTATGATCAGATCAGGCGCATGTCGCATTCGCTTACCGGGCGCTATTTGGGCGGCGAGCTGCGAATCCAGTTGCCGAATGTGCGCCGCAAACCGGGGCCGCAGCAGATCAAAATTCGGGGGGCGCGGGCCCACAATTTGAAGAACCTCGACGTCACCATCCCGCTGGGGATGGTTGTGGCCGTGACCGGAGTCTCAGGCTCCGGCAAGTCAACCCTGGTGCACGATGTGCTGTACCGGGCGCTGGCGGCCGCAAAGAAGACCGGCAATGGCAGCGGTCCTGAGGTCGGCAGTGTGGAAAGGGTAGAAGGGGCCGAGTTCATTGACGACGTGGTGCTGGTGGATCAGTCGCCGATCGGCCGCACGCCGCGGTCGAATCCGGTAACGTACATCAAGGCCTTCGACGCTATTCGCGACTTGTTCGCTTCTCTGCCGGAATCGAAAAAACGAGGCTTCAGCGCGGGCCATTTTTCGTTCAATATCCCCGGCGGGCGATGCGATACCTGCGAAGGCGATGGTACGGTCACGGTAGAGATGCAGTTCCTGGCCGACGTAGAACTGGTCTGCGAAGAATGCAAGGGCACGCGCTACAAACCGCAGGTACTGGATATCCGATATCGCGGCAAGAATATTCATGAGGTGCTGAACCTCACGGTCAAAGAAGCGCTGCAATTTTTCGCCACCGTGCCGAAGATCACGGAAAAGTTGCGCGTGCTGGAAGAGGTCGGGCTGGGATATCTGCGGCTCGGACAATCGGCGACTACGCTCTCCGGAGGCGAGGCCCAGCGCATGAAGCTGGCGGCGCACCTGCAGCCGCGCACGCTGCTGCGCTCGATGCCTGAAAGCAGCCGCAAGCGGCACCGCGTGCTCTACATTTTTGACGAACCGACGACAGGCTTGCACTTCGATGACGTAAGCAAGCTTTTAGCTGCGTTCCGTCGCCTGATTGATGCCGGCGGTTCGGTGCTGGTCATCGAACATAACCTGGATGTGATTAAAACAGCCGACTGGGTGATTGACCTGGGGCCGGAGGGCGGGGACCGAGGCGGCGAACTGGTCGCCGTGGGAACACCGGAGACCATCGTCAAGAACTCCAAGTCATACACCGGAAAGTGGCTGGCGCGCGTTCTAAACGGGAGTAGCGTCTCTGGCGGAAATGGGCGCAGGTAA